A genomic region of Solanum stenotomum isolate F172 unplaced genomic scaffold, ASM1918654v1 scaffold20608, whole genome shotgun sequence contains the following coding sequences:
- the LOC125850911 gene encoding uncharacterized protein LOC125850911 yields MGAQPSLDTILTLPLNFENVKRLFNKLIVLPLEDLADPVKESCMKKTLSILKDNYYHLFSAVEGEQMLEVLTDFSLLVVNWRRFCSQSQMYSQQSSDEMENIKNLKVTASKDEENLKVRFEGLKNKEKELMKQLEAVQKEQEEIAEQMNEKSKTLISLKEKNEACIFKEENATRIATDLLKKLSTQWAMYSTISL; encoded by the coding sequence ATGGGAGCTCAACCTTCTCTTGATACAATATTAACTCTGCCATTGAATTTTGAGAACGTGAAGCGGCTTTTCAACAAATTGATTGTGTTGCCTCTGGAAGATCTTGCCGACCCTGTAAAGGAAAGTTGCATGAAAAAAACATTATCCATCTTGAAAGACAACTACTACCATTTGTTTTCAGCTGTAGAAGGCGAACAAATGCTTGAAGTCTTAACCGATTTTTCTTTACTCGTGGTTAACTGGAGACGTTTCTGTTCTCAATCCCAAATGTACAGTCAACAGTCCTCCGATGAAATGGAgaacattaaaaatttgaagGTGACTGCATCGAAAGATGAAGAGAATCTCAAGGTCAGATTTGAAGGACTGAAGAACAAGGAAAAGGAATTGATGAAACAATTGGAGGCAGTGCAGAAAGAGCAGGAAGAGATAGCTGAACAGATGAATGAAAAATCCAAGACGTTGATTTCcttgaaagagaaaaatgaagCTTGCATATTCAAAGAGGAAAATGCGACGAGGATAGCTACTGACTTACTTAAAAAGTTATCTACTCAATGGGCTATGTATTCTACAATCTCCCTTTAG